A portion of the Streptomyces sp. NBC_00376 genome contains these proteins:
- a CDS encoding sensor histidine kinase, producing the protein MGKPWSWTVGRRFTILYAAGFLGSGIVLLALTYLMSGGRVSSAAPEQPPAGPSDLAAAEQQIQDLARRLADVHAQQSHRLLAGSLIALLVMAGVSLLLGRILAGRVLRPLRLITAATRRITAENLHQRLAVAGPVDEVKELADTVDGLLERLEASFVAQRRFVGNASHELRTPLATMRASLDVAAAKPEPAAQTVALVGRLRTELDRVDHLLDGFLVLARARHGTLADRTPVSLGELARGALTGRAGDITAKKLTVDDDTVGRDAWTRGSQALLSRMVENIVDNAIVHNEQRGWIRVATERDDTGAHFVVETGGRVLDQTQVDRLTQPFERLGADRTGPECSSGLGLSIVAAIVAAHGGRLTLLARPEGGLRVAAAMPTAVGFRRGEVKR; encoded by the coding sequence GTGGGAAAGCCATGGAGCTGGACCGTCGGACGGCGATTCACGATCCTGTACGCGGCGGGGTTCCTCGGGTCCGGAATCGTGCTGCTCGCCCTGACGTACCTGATGTCCGGTGGCCGGGTGTCCAGCGCCGCTCCTGAACAGCCCCCGGCCGGCCCGTCAGACCTCGCCGCCGCCGAACAGCAGATCCAGGATCTGGCGCGGCGACTCGCGGACGTGCACGCGCAGCAGAGCCACCGGTTGCTGGCCGGCTCGCTGATCGCGCTGCTGGTGATGGCGGGCGTTTCTCTCCTGCTCGGCCGAATCCTGGCCGGCCGTGTCCTGCGACCGTTGCGGCTGATCACCGCGGCGACACGGCGGATCACCGCGGAGAACCTGCATCAGCGCCTTGCCGTGGCCGGGCCCGTCGACGAGGTCAAGGAGCTGGCAGACACGGTCGACGGCCTTCTGGAGCGACTCGAAGCCTCATTCGTCGCGCAGCGCCGGTTCGTCGGCAACGCCTCGCACGAACTGCGCACGCCACTGGCGACGATGCGGGCTTCGCTGGATGTCGCCGCCGCCAAACCCGAGCCCGCGGCGCAGACCGTCGCGCTCGTGGGCCGGCTTCGGACCGAACTCGACCGGGTGGACCACCTGCTGGACGGTTTCCTCGTCCTCGCCCGGGCCCGACACGGCACCCTCGCCGACCGGACCCCCGTATCGCTGGGCGAGTTGGCGCGGGGGGCGCTGACCGGACGAGCCGGAGACATCACCGCGAAGAAGCTGACCGTCGATGACGACACCGTCGGGCGGGACGCCTGGACACGGGGCAGTCAGGCACTGCTGTCCCGGATGGTGGAGAACATCGTCGACAACGCGATCGTGCACAACGAGCAGCGCGGCTGGATCCGGGTTGCCACCGAACGCGACGACACCGGGGCACACTTCGTCGTCGAGACCGGTGGGCGCGTTCTCGACCAGACCCAGGTGGACCGGCTGACGCAGCCGTTCGAGCGTCTCGGCGCCGACCGGACGGGACCGGAGTGCAGTTCCGGGCTGGGACTCTCGATCGTCGCAGCGATCGTCGCGGCGCACGGCGGCCGTCTCACCCTGCTGGCCCGGCCGGAGGGCGGCCTGCGTGTCGCGGCGGCGATGCCGACGGCGGTCGGTTTCCGGAGAGGAGAAGTGAAGCGGTGA
- a CDS encoding DoxX family protein: MKFIDEKLRAPPQQAARVPAGTVVSAGDCGLLLVRITFGLLMAGHGSQKLFGIFGGEGLDAAGRGFAALGYRPGVVYAAIGGGSEFLGGLGLALGLFTPLASAALIGVMINAMATVTAAHGLWETEGGVEYNVCIAVVALAVAAIGPGRFALDRPFRWGRGGWPEAAFALFVGGIGAAIVLNL, translated from the coding sequence ATGAAGTTCATCGATGAGAAGCTGCGTGCCCCGCCCCAGCAGGCGGCCCGCGTTCCGGCAGGGACCGTGGTCTCCGCCGGTGACTGCGGTCTGCTCCTTGTCAGGATCACCTTCGGCCTCCTCATGGCCGGGCACGGATCACAGAAGCTCTTCGGAATATTCGGTGGTGAAGGTCTCGACGCAGCGGGCAGGGGTTTCGCCGCTCTGGGATACCGCCCAGGAGTGGTCTATGCCGCCATCGGCGGCGGTTCCGAGTTCCTGGGCGGGCTGGGCCTGGCGCTGGGACTGTTCACCCCACTGGCATCGGCTGCCCTGATCGGCGTGATGATCAATGCCATGGCGACCGTCACCGCGGCACATGGCCTGTGGGAGACGGAAGGCGGCGTCGAGTACAACGTGTGCATCGCGGTCGTGGCACTGGCCGTCGCCGCCATCGGTCCCGGCAGGTTCGCCCTCGACAGACCGTTCCGCTGGGGGAGGGGCGGCTGGCCGGAAGCCGCTTTCGCGCTGTTCGTGGGTGGCATCGGCGCCGCCATCGTGCTGAACCTTTGA
- a CDS encoding DUF1266 domain-containing protein, producing the protein MTTGTGTTGTGTAETAAPWADWSPPTETERLLHETVVTGSRDALLDVLARSRLFVLVARLYADTPGFTPPLTAQPDPASGRTCVTVLTSGALPPWHPDWVFEATGLDELARRWPDGVRWLGINPGTPYAVTLEAGPGRRRAWLKAHARSGGPQAGVLLTHRAGPLHGPVAHGLALGAHLAVHNGLVWNDLGAAYEGYATDRVRLRNPWVVQDRADYRETLEALLAARLVGRTYESVLGIRRALAGRLGRTPTVPEWSAALTEALVHRRSAPSDADEAHEALRLAAKYEDRFRADGALGPAERVDTLAAFDYGRAVNVVRLALGARLCDPREAEQAVLRIGALAGQAYGSWAQFSLGYSLARVMHFDEDDPSGVKYEQSLAQHRVLTQDPNSPYRNIAWS; encoded by the coding sequence GTGACAACGGGGACAGGAACAACGGGTACAGGTACGGCGGAGACAGCGGCACCGTGGGCGGACTGGTCGCCACCGACCGAGACGGAACGGCTGCTCCACGAGACAGTGGTGACCGGCAGCCGGGATGCTTTGCTGGACGTCCTGGCCAGGAGCAGGCTCTTCGTACTCGTCGCCCGGCTGTACGCGGACACTCCCGGCTTCACTCCGCCGCTCACGGCGCAGCCGGATCCCGCGTCCGGCCGGACGTGTGTCACGGTGCTGACATCCGGCGCGCTGCCGCCCTGGCACCCGGACTGGGTGTTCGAGGCGACCGGTCTCGACGAGCTCGCGCGCCGTTGGCCGGACGGTGTGCGGTGGCTGGGGATCAATCCCGGCACGCCGTACGCCGTCACGCTTGAGGCCGGTCCGGGACGTCGCCGTGCGTGGCTGAAGGCCCACGCGCGGTCGGGCGGTCCGCAGGCCGGCGTGCTGTTGACCCACCGGGCCGGTCCGCTGCACGGACCGGTCGCACACGGGCTGGCTCTCGGAGCCCATCTCGCCGTGCACAACGGCCTCGTCTGGAACGACCTGGGCGCCGCCTACGAGGGGTACGCAACGGATCGCGTCCGGCTCCGCAACCCCTGGGTCGTGCAGGACCGCGCCGACTACCGGGAGACTCTCGAAGCACTGCTGGCCGCCCGACTCGTCGGCCGCACCTACGAGTCGGTGCTCGGGATCCGTCGTGCCCTCGCCGGGCGGCTGGGCCGCACCCCCACGGTCCCGGAGTGGTCCGCGGCGCTCACCGAAGCGCTGGTGCACCGCCGCTCCGCACCGTCCGACGCGGACGAAGCCCATGAGGCGCTGCGGCTGGCCGCCAAATACGAGGACAGGTTCCGCGCGGACGGCGCCCTCGGCCCCGCTGAGCGGGTCGACACCCTGGCCGCCTTCGACTACGGGCGGGCGGTCAACGTCGTACGGCTCGCGCTGGGTGCCCGCCTCTGCGATCCACGCGAAGCCGAACAGGCAGTGCTGCGTATCGGCGCCCTGGCCGGGCAGGCGTACGGTTCCTGGGCGCAGTTCTCCCTCGGATACTCGCTGGCCCGTGTGATGCACTTCGACGAGGACGATCCGTCCGGGGTGAAGTACGAGCAGTCGCTCGCTCAGCACCGCGTCCTGACGCAGGACCCCAACAGCCCTTACCGGAACATCGCATGGTCATGA
- a CDS encoding DUF1266 domain-containing protein — protein sequence MVMNPLPPHPGFPALGAPWIPPSTTEHLLHEAGVRGDTEAQLRVLAGEELFIVAPKAEVDAAPDMVTWRSYRDQGGRRCRPVLTRGMLPPWHPEWVFHAVSLKWVAESDWHDPYQLLSVNAGTPAQSVFPATPAHRAMWMRYHAENDRPRNDRLIALRHGALHGPLAYGLACGVHLAVGNGVPWNEVGTAYHDYSRELELLRDAWGITEPTGWREQLDLLLDARNSPPEPDFVLRVREQLWAGLGEQPTVELWRETAAGHAQDIGAGHGTVKDIEELVRRIVRYEARFRADGLLPPDGRVSTTVAYDYGRAVNLARWGLSARFCAPHEAEQAIVHAGALSRPAYRSWEEFSAGYTLGRVLRFDGEEYGHYYRSSVTAHRLLTESEGSPWRNLPWR from the coding sequence ATGGTCATGAATCCGCTGCCCCCTCACCCCGGCTTCCCTGCCCTCGGCGCCCCCTGGATCCCGCCCTCGACAACCGAGCACCTGTTGCACGAAGCGGGCGTACGCGGTGACACGGAGGCCCAACTGCGTGTGCTGGCCGGCGAGGAGCTGTTCATCGTCGCGCCGAAGGCCGAGGTGGACGCGGCTCCCGACATGGTCACCTGGCGCTCGTACCGGGACCAGGGCGGACGACGCTGCCGTCCGGTGCTCACCCGGGGGATGCTGCCGCCCTGGCATCCGGAGTGGGTGTTCCACGCCGTCTCCCTCAAGTGGGTGGCGGAGTCCGACTGGCACGACCCGTACCAGCTGCTCTCCGTCAACGCCGGCACTCCCGCCCAGTCGGTCTTCCCGGCCACGCCCGCGCACCGTGCGATGTGGATGCGCTACCACGCGGAGAACGACCGTCCCAGGAACGACCGGCTGATCGCCTTGCGGCACGGGGCACTGCACGGCCCTCTGGCCTACGGACTGGCGTGCGGGGTGCATCTGGCGGTCGGCAACGGTGTGCCCTGGAACGAGGTGGGCACCGCGTACCACGACTACTCGCGCGAGCTGGAGCTGCTCCGCGACGCATGGGGCATCACCGAACCGACCGGCTGGCGGGAGCAGTTGGACTTGCTGCTGGACGCGCGCAACAGTCCGCCCGAACCCGATTTCGTACTCCGGGTACGTGAACAGCTCTGGGCCGGGCTCGGCGAGCAGCCCACCGTGGAGCTGTGGCGCGAGACGGCCGCCGGGCACGCCCAGGACATCGGGGCGGGCCACGGCACGGTCAAGGACATCGAGGAGTTGGTAAGGCGCATCGTCAGGTACGAGGCCCGGTTCCGCGCCGACGGGCTGCTGCCGCCGGACGGCCGGGTCAGCACCACGGTCGCCTACGACTACGGGCGTGCCGTGAACCTGGCCAGGTGGGGGCTGTCCGCCCGTTTCTGCGCCCCGCACGAGGCGGAGCAGGCCATCGTGCACGCCGGTGCGCTGAGCAGACCGGCCTACCGATCGTGGGAGGAGTTCTCCGCGGGATACACGCTGGGCCGTGTACTGCGGTTCGACGGCGAGGAATACGGCCACTACTACCGGAGCAGTGTCACGGCGCACCGTCTGCTGACGGAGAGCGAGGGCAGCCCGTGGCGGAACCTGCCCTGGCGCTGA
- a CDS encoding response regulator transcription factor, translating to MRVLVVEDARSLAEVVAEGLRDQGMAVDVAHDGLAAAARLDVNAYDVVVLDRDLPGIHGDTLCQMITERNDRPMVLMLTAAGAPGDRVSGLTLGADDYLAKPFHFPELILRIHSLARRRPAARSRTLRAAGLELDPVRRTALRDGRPLELSVKEFAVLEALLRAAPGFLSAEGLLEQVWDENADPFTNTVTVTIGRLRRKLGGPPVITTTPGVGYRIAGAPAP from the coding sequence GTGAGAGTTCTGGTCGTGGAGGACGCGAGGTCGCTCGCCGAGGTCGTGGCCGAGGGACTGCGGGACCAGGGAATGGCCGTCGACGTCGCGCACGACGGCTTGGCCGCCGCTGCCAGGCTCGACGTGAACGCGTACGACGTCGTGGTCCTCGACCGTGACCTGCCCGGGATCCACGGCGACACGCTCTGCCAGATGATCACCGAGCGGAACGACCGCCCGATGGTCCTGATGCTGACCGCGGCCGGTGCACCCGGCGACCGGGTCAGCGGCCTCACCCTCGGCGCCGACGACTACCTCGCCAAGCCCTTCCACTTCCCGGAGCTGATCCTGCGCATCCACTCCCTCGCCCGCCGCAGACCGGCCGCCCGGTCGCGCACGCTACGTGCCGCCGGCCTCGAACTCGACCCGGTACGCCGCACCGCCCTCCGCGACGGCCGTCCGCTTGAGCTGTCGGTCAAGGAGTTCGCCGTCCTGGAGGCCCTGCTGCGCGCCGCCCCCGGTTTCCTGAGCGCCGAGGGCCTCCTGGAACAGGTGTGGGACGAGAACGCCGACCCGTTCACCAACACCGTGACCGTCACCATCGGCCGACTGCGCCGCAAGCTGGGCGGCCCGCCCGTCATCACGACCACACCCGGGGTCGGCTATCGCATCGCCGGCGCTCCGGCCCCCTGA